A genomic stretch from Pseudomonas mendocina includes:
- a CDS encoding restriction endonuclease subunit S, with translation MSHYKPYPAYKDSGVEWLGRVPEHWSVVRMRYSATLNPPVRRDLLEDPDQEVSFLPMEAIGEDGSLNLEQNRPVVEVRSGYSYFEDGDVAFAKVTPCFENGKGALMRGLQCAAGFGTTELTVLRPNPAVADARYINYIVQGSSFRAFGAGAMTGAGGLKRVPDEFTRNFPVSLPELGEQRVIASNLDRETARIDSLIEKKTRFIELLREKRQALITHAVTKGLDPNVKMKDSGVEWLGEVPEHWEVLQLRHTARLESGHTPSRSKPEYWVDCTVPWFTLADVWQVRSGEQKYVSETSEMVSQLGLENSSARLLPAGSVFLSRTASVGFTGIMAVDMATSQDFAVWTCTSELFNEYLYYVLLGMKPDFDRLMMGSTHKTIYMPDIEAIRIARPPVDEQRGIVSVLSGQLGRFKSVIDKTGRSIELLRERRSALITAAVTGQIDLREAV, from the coding sequence ATGAGCCATTACAAGCCCTATCCGGCCTACAAGGACTCCGGGGTGGAGTGGTTGGGGCGGGTGCCGGAGCATTGGAGCGTGGTACGCATGCGCTATTCCGCCACCTTGAACCCTCCTGTTCGTCGCGACTTGTTGGAAGATCCAGATCAAGAGGTTTCCTTCTTGCCGATGGAGGCTATTGGCGAGGATGGTTCGCTCAACCTCGAGCAGAATCGTCCGGTAGTCGAAGTGAGAAGTGGCTATTCCTATTTTGAGGATGGTGATGTGGCCTTCGCTAAAGTCACGCCCTGCTTTGAGAATGGGAAGGGGGCTCTGATGCGGGGGCTGCAGTGCGCAGCAGGGTTTGGCACCACCGAGTTGACTGTGCTTCGTCCGAATCCAGCGGTAGCAGATGCCCGCTACATCAACTACATCGTTCAAGGCTCTAGTTTTCGTGCCTTCGGTGCCGGTGCAATGACCGGAGCGGGTGGCCTGAAGCGAGTTCCGGATGAGTTCACGCGCAATTTTCCGGTATCGCTTCCTGAACTCGGTGAGCAGCGTGTAATCGCCAGCAACCTAGACCGCGAAACCGCCCGCATCGACTCACTGATTGAAAAGAAAACCCGCTTTATCGAACTGCTGCGCGAAAAGCGCCAGGCGCTGATCACCCATGCCGTCACCAAGGGCCTCGATCCCAATGTGAAGATGAAAGACTCCGGCGTGGAGTGGCTGGGGGAGGTGCCGGAGCATTGGGAGGTATTGCAGCTACGACATACTGCTCGGTTGGAGTCAGGCCATACACCCAGTCGCTCAAAGCCAGAATACTGGGTCGACTGCACTGTGCCGTGGTTCACGCTCGCAGATGTCTGGCAGGTTCGTAGTGGTGAGCAGAAGTACGTATCCGAGACATCTGAGATGGTTAGTCAGCTAGGCCTGGAGAATTCATCAGCCCGTTTGCTGCCTGCCGGCTCCGTGTTCTTGTCCCGGACTGCCTCTGTGGGCTTTACGGGCATCATGGCGGTCGACATGGCAACCTCCCAGGACTTCGCAGTGTGGACATGTACTAGTGAGCTATTTAACGAGTACCTCTACTACGTACTGCTGGGCATGAAACCGGATTTTGATCGATTGATGATGGGCTCGACCCACAAGACCATCTACATGCCGGATATAGAGGCTATTCGAATTGCTCGTCCGCCAGTTGATGAGCAGCGAGGCATCGTCAGTGTGTTGAGTGGCCAGCTTGGTCGCTTCAAATCTGTCATTGATAAGACCGGGCGCAGTATCGAACTCCTGAGAGAACGCCGCTCCGCCCTGATCACCGCCGCCGTCACCGGTCAGATCGATCTGCGGGAGGCGGTATGA
- a CDS encoding STY4851/ECs_5259 family protein produces MDVTAPVTSAAKAWLSEFLFNREMFKGPDGTPLYSYHVTEDEFRSLVELLRSYFKRGAVANSSAHLAACFCLFVSEQYRRAYNSSWSWSGPESLLEASLSPQQHASLTATGLAYWKRPIRLRENGRDWLGSLFAEGGLPWPLVQSESHGFGRAVRRGIKHFYRTEGNRRTTADLMADFENDLPLIFRNLETRRLLAGIVDQLMYLVEHHPLKDQQDPVSYLDQAAPGWTDAFPIPLDESNARTLLNDWLRDAGQKRKERQESLERARAFTCEHFLHGTLPQWLIRTELILPHEAEFAVDSTSLSSTRLELAYYEGERLLARGPAVYGQLTEKGIKARFSNPQVTLERRKPGEPVSLRLLDNGRVVHCQYFDGSALDYHDVPLIFESRSERWQLVAVSSCSLSSGLVRLRVPKGFSTSCEGDAAKPLAEDQENGLWMDANSNFTLVKGEDSYLVALNQADSDDSKPTLSGVFALYESTPSMVFLGWPNLELPEGYPYSRDDLFEFVNGKLLDRRLIGQYGSVRYTLRTRSGKTLMQRRFGVLPRDFGLSLFPEVREQPARIEIKGAAQLDPHIVSNALVVEQSENSLYLRHRGDVPPSTFMIEVGQGLPTLQLHLPYPYQGARLLDQFGNPSRARELLLVDLMGYRISLTSGLTQGQTFHMQLELVSAEQQPHPQRTYSIRVGSAPVMLNLFSYLADMQNMLGAVDEQDAYIRLSVEAEKPLLKFDIRRYGGQLEWEGRYAFHIGGVSNKAVLDGVKAEAMLLSDPKRAPLQLIEKTSESVGTGSFEIPQAMQSRGPWLIYPADNSGIRFRPALYLLPENSLDTAGEVISLHRAAELFHPWRNPYVIEQQVAAMADDFNHSGWQYLADLKQNYHHLPLSSFETWKALSRNQEALSFAVFRLEMDESFCLRIRDELAVIWETIPLPLWVRAHRLFHNAMRLTGLPEVLVNNLVSNRASVLRFIVSGFEYLGDYLSTGSRSSLIKLPPENVLPIWYQELRRFHEANRNWPTLLGRELSNWIDGQKLPPLVKALSLAEFTDAVTYLPIFMAYVTAGRARITDLPATPAYLKFAIRLISDFDRQGWFVPAHALMVSYLLASQDEA; encoded by the coding sequence ATGGACGTGACTGCACCTGTTACCAGTGCTGCGAAGGCATGGTTGAGTGAGTTTCTGTTTAACCGTGAGATGTTCAAGGGGCCTGACGGTACACCTCTTTATAGTTATCACGTTACAGAGGACGAGTTCCGGTCGCTTGTTGAGCTACTTCGTTCCTACTTCAAGCGTGGTGCTGTGGCAAACAGTTCCGCTCATCTGGCGGCATGTTTTTGTCTATTCGTGAGCGAGCAGTATCGGCGCGCCTATAACAGCTCTTGGTCATGGTCAGGACCTGAGTCTTTGCTGGAGGCATCCTTGTCTCCGCAGCAGCATGCCAGCCTAACGGCCACTGGGTTGGCCTATTGGAAACGGCCGATTCGACTCCGGGAGAATGGGCGCGACTGGCTTGGCTCGCTATTCGCTGAGGGCGGGCTTCCGTGGCCATTGGTTCAAAGTGAGTCACACGGGTTCGGGCGCGCTGTGCGCAGGGGTATTAAGCATTTCTACCGAACTGAAGGTAACCGCAGGACAACCGCGGACCTAATGGCGGACTTCGAAAATGACCTACCGCTCATTTTTCGCAACCTCGAAACGCGTCGGCTTTTAGCGGGCATCGTTGATCAGCTCATGTATCTGGTTGAGCATCACCCACTCAAGGATCAACAGGATCCAGTCAGTTATCTGGATCAGGCAGCCCCAGGATGGACAGATGCCTTCCCAATTCCATTAGATGAAAGCAATGCACGCACGCTGCTCAATGACTGGCTCCGCGACGCCGGGCAGAAGCGCAAGGAGCGTCAAGAGTCCTTGGAGAGGGCGAGGGCCTTCACTTGCGAACATTTTCTGCATGGCACATTGCCGCAATGGTTGATACGCACCGAATTGATCCTGCCTCATGAGGCAGAGTTTGCGGTTGATTCGACAAGTCTGAGTAGTACCCGACTTGAGCTGGCCTACTACGAGGGCGAAAGGCTCCTAGCTAGAGGGCCCGCCGTTTACGGACAGCTTACTGAAAAAGGTATCAAGGCGCGCTTCTCCAATCCTCAAGTCACGCTCGAACGTCGCAAACCTGGCGAGCCGGTGAGTCTTCGCTTGTTGGACAACGGGCGTGTGGTGCATTGCCAATACTTCGATGGCAGCGCCCTCGATTATCACGATGTACCTTTGATTTTCGAGAGTCGCTCCGAGCGCTGGCAACTGGTTGCTGTGTCTAGTTGCTCGCTGTCATCTGGACTGGTTCGACTTCGAGTTCCCAAGGGCTTTTCGACCAGTTGCGAAGGTGACGCTGCAAAGCCTTTGGCCGAGGACCAAGAAAATGGCCTCTGGATGGATGCAAACTCCAACTTCACGCTGGTAAAGGGGGAGGATAGCTATCTAGTCGCGCTTAATCAGGCGGACAGCGATGACTCTAAACCAACTCTCTCGGGTGTGTTTGCACTTTACGAAAGCACCCCCTCGATGGTCTTCCTGGGGTGGCCCAACCTTGAGTTGCCTGAAGGTTACCCTTATTCCAGAGATGACTTGTTCGAGTTCGTCAATGGCAAGCTTCTTGACCGACGACTTATCGGCCAATACGGCTCGGTGCGTTACACCCTGCGCACTCGATCGGGAAAGACACTCATGCAGCGCCGTTTCGGCGTGCTGCCTAGAGATTTTGGTCTTTCGCTGTTCCCCGAAGTACGCGAACAGCCTGCACGTATCGAGATCAAAGGGGCTGCGCAGCTTGATCCGCATATTGTCAGCAATGCCTTGGTAGTGGAGCAGTCAGAAAATTCGCTGTATCTGCGCCATCGAGGAGACGTACCGCCTTCGACCTTTATGATCGAAGTAGGTCAAGGATTGCCCACGCTGCAGTTGCACTTGCCCTATCCCTACCAGGGGGCCCGCCTGCTGGACCAATTCGGCAATCCGTCGCGAGCCAGAGAGTTGTTACTGGTTGATCTGATGGGGTATCGCATCTCACTGACCTCAGGGTTAACCCAAGGACAGACCTTCCACATGCAGTTGGAACTGGTGAGCGCGGAGCAGCAGCCGCATCCGCAACGCACGTACAGCATTCGGGTAGGTTCGGCACCTGTGATGCTCAACCTGTTCAGCTACCTAGCTGACATGCAGAACATGCTTGGAGCAGTAGATGAGCAGGATGCCTATATCAGGCTTTCTGTTGAGGCCGAAAAACCACTGCTTAAATTCGATATTCGCCGATATGGTGGCCAGCTTGAGTGGGAAGGTCGCTATGCCTTCCATATAGGCGGCGTCTCCAATAAAGCTGTACTGGATGGTGTGAAGGCAGAGGCTATGCTCCTGTCCGATCCCAAGCGAGCCCCTTTGCAGTTGATCGAGAAGACCAGTGAATCAGTTGGTACTGGTAGCTTCGAGATACCACAGGCTATGCAGTCTCGTGGGCCGTGGCTGATCTACCCTGCAGACAACTCAGGCATTCGTTTTCGTCCAGCGCTGTATTTGCTGCCTGAAAACAGTCTGGATACCGCAGGAGAGGTTATTTCACTACACCGGGCCGCTGAGCTGTTTCACCCTTGGCGCAATCCGTATGTCATCGAGCAGCAGGTTGCTGCTATGGCGGACGATTTTAACCACAGTGGCTGGCAGTACTTAGCCGACTTGAAGCAGAACTACCATCACCTGCCGCTATCATCGTTCGAGACCTGGAAGGCTCTATCGCGCAACCAAGAGGCATTGAGCTTCGCAGTTTTCCGTCTTGAGATGGATGAATCTTTCTGCCTTCGCATCCGTGACGAGCTCGCAGTTATTTGGGAAACCATCCCGCTTCCTCTATGGGTACGGGCGCATCGGCTTTTCCACAACGCTATGCGCTTGACTGGGCTTCCCGAGGTTCTGGTCAACAATCTTGTATCGAATCGTGCCAGTGTACTGCGCTTCATCGTTTCCGGATTTGAATATCTTGGGGATTACCTGAGCACCGGTAGCCGAAGCTCATTGATAAAACTGCCACCAGAAAATGTTCTGCCGATCTGGTATCAGGAGCTGCGCCGATTTCATGAAGCTAACCGGAATTGGCCAACTCTTTTGGGTCGCGAGCTTTCCAACTGGATTGACGGGCAGAAACTGCCGCCTTTGGTAAAGGCTCTTTCATTGGCTGAGTTCACTGATGCGGTCACCTATCTGCCCATATTCATGGCCTATGTCACAGCCGGTCGGGCAAGAATTACTGACCTGCCGGCGACACCAGCCTATCTGAAATTTGCGATACGATTGATTTCCGACTTCGACCGTCAGGGATGGTTCGTGCCTGCACACGCCCTGATGGTGTCTTATTTGCTCGCCTCGCAGGACGAGGCATAA
- a CDS encoding PIN domain-containing protein: MKQRLILVDYENIGKIDLSLLDASYKAIIFVGARQNTPKASRKPSTAHRFSRVDFQKIEGVGKNALDFHIAFQLGRTFETAPETQCIVLSKDKGFDPLLAYLNKNGLACQRIAALEELLAEELPEPVALAPENACGRCGKASCVEHLGGQWCSHCGHFSSPPDPQQMPSRQTKYREKKKDSYSYEPLMGTCAWCHQRTDMSGGIYDDGEWMCPGCISAYAR, encoded by the coding sequence ATGAAGCAGCGTCTGATCCTGGTGGACTACGAGAACATCGGTAAGATCGACCTGTCGCTGCTTGATGCTTCCTATAAGGCCATCATTTTTGTAGGGGCCAGGCAGAACACGCCCAAGGCTTCGCGCAAGCCGTCCACTGCGCATCGCTTTTCACGTGTGGACTTCCAGAAGATTGAGGGCGTGGGTAAGAACGCGCTGGATTTTCATATCGCCTTTCAGTTGGGGCGTACCTTTGAGACTGCGCCGGAAACGCAGTGCATCGTCCTTTCCAAGGATAAGGGTTTCGACCCGCTCCTGGCCTACCTGAACAAGAACGGCTTGGCGTGCCAGCGCATTGCTGCGCTTGAAGAATTGTTGGCGGAAGAACTGCCTGAGCCAGTAGCTCTAGCCCCAGAAAATGCATGCGGACGCTGCGGCAAGGCCAGTTGCGTGGAGCACCTGGGTGGCCAGTGGTGTAGCCATTGCGGCCATTTCTCCAGCCCGCCGGATCCACAGCAGATGCCTTCTCGCCAGACGAAGTATCGCGAAAAGAAAAAAGACAGTTACAGCTACGAACCGCTAATGGGGACCTGTGCCTGGTGCCACCAGAGAACCGACATGAGTGGTGGCATCTACGACGACGGTGAGTGGATGTGCCCAGGCTGTATCAGCGCTTACGCCCGATAG
- a CDS encoding type I restriction endonuclease, which produces MSQIHHECELERHIVEQLEAAGWLVGKSADYDQGRALFPEDVLGWLEDSQSAAMDKLRAMNGTGTRDVVLDRLVKQLENKVDGGTVNVLRYGCAVAGGGTLAMSQALPEDERNDTVIARYAVNRLRVVPQLRYSLDKADEIDLAFFINGIPVATVELKTDFTQSVQAAMQQYRMDRKPERKNGGLEPLLSFKRGAVVHFAMSDSDIRMTTKLAGDSTFFLPFNRGNDGAAGNPPGEKGQYPVSYLWERVLHKDNWLHIFHRFVLQERKEAQDVNGKTYFKEGLIFPRFHQWEGVTKMIDAVRVEGAGQPYLIQHSAGSGKTNTIAWTAHSLIRVRRPDGEPYFHSVIVVTDRQVLDQQLQDAIQQIEHQAGVVCAIDRQQSSLPKSQQLAKAMLDGVPIIVCTLQTFPYAQKAILGEQSLRNRRFAIIIDEAHSSTGGSTADDLRYVLTGQSEAEWETLSKEERLSVWQSSRSRPGNASYFAFTATPKHSTLSLFGRPRNPAQPVSTDNPPAPFHLYTMQQAIDEGFILDVLKNYTSYEVAFKIGSEMVDDKRVDEKSAGRKLAKWLSLNPVNVGQKVELIVEHFRKNVAHLLGGQAKAMVVTSSRAAAVKYHLALEDYCKRKGYDNVQAMVAFSGEVPNTDVQEPSLPKDHQFSETNLNTGLHGRDMRKVFDTPDYRVMIVANKYQTGFDQPKLVAMYLDKKISGVEAVQTLSRLNRTFPGKDKTFVIDFANKAEEILASFKTFYRDAQVADIQDPNIVYDIKQRLDGMFIYEQAEVEAFGDAIVDPKVTHQKLFSLTQSATDRFNGKLKTLNDAIDQWEKDWEKADEEGNEQAKQYADMQRAEYCKARDELMIFSESLTKFVRSYEYIAQLIDFADPSLEAFASYARLLRKRLKGITAEQVDLGDLKLSHYKIKKGDNLSGVGVQAETPGLYGMTDNGLRDARDREKKYLTELIEKLNNAFGKDITDTDQVAFAVHVSEKLRADSVVMAQVQNNTMEQAMKADLPTKAISAIAAAMNSHTSMATKLLSDESTRDVFLTVVYELLKKDAGADLLGSTRPSA; this is translated from the coding sequence ATGAGCCAAATCCACCACGAATGCGAACTGGAACGCCATATCGTCGAGCAGCTTGAAGCTGCCGGGTGGCTGGTTGGCAAGTCCGCCGACTATGACCAGGGGCGCGCACTGTTCCCCGAGGATGTGCTGGGTTGGTTGGAGGACAGTCAATCAGCGGCTATGGACAAGCTCCGCGCCATGAACGGTACCGGTACACGTGATGTGGTGCTGGATCGGCTGGTCAAACAGCTGGAGAACAAGGTCGATGGCGGCACGGTGAATGTGCTGCGTTATGGCTGTGCCGTGGCGGGAGGTGGCACCCTCGCCATGAGCCAGGCACTGCCCGAAGACGAGCGCAATGACACGGTGATCGCCCGCTATGCGGTCAACCGCCTGCGTGTGGTGCCGCAGCTGCGTTACTCGCTGGACAAGGCGGATGAGATCGACCTGGCCTTTTTTATCAACGGCATCCCGGTGGCTACGGTGGAGCTGAAGACCGACTTCACCCAGTCGGTGCAGGCTGCCATGCAGCAGTACCGCATGGATCGCAAGCCCGAGCGCAAGAACGGCGGCCTGGAGCCGCTGCTGAGCTTCAAGCGCGGCGCGGTGGTGCACTTCGCCATGAGCGACAGCGACATCCGCATGACTACCAAGCTGGCAGGGGATTCGACCTTCTTCCTGCCCTTCAACCGGGGCAACGATGGCGCCGCCGGCAATCCGCCGGGCGAGAAAGGTCAGTATCCGGTGAGCTACTTGTGGGAGCGGGTGCTGCATAAGGACAACTGGCTGCACATCTTCCATCGTTTCGTGCTGCAGGAGCGTAAGGAAGCCCAGGACGTCAACGGCAAGACCTATTTCAAGGAAGGCCTGATCTTCCCGCGTTTCCATCAGTGGGAAGGCGTGACCAAGATGATCGACGCGGTGCGGGTTGAGGGGGCAGGGCAACCGTACCTGATCCAGCACAGTGCCGGCTCGGGCAAGACCAATACCATTGCCTGGACTGCGCATTCGCTGATCCGTGTGCGCCGTCCTGATGGCGAACCGTACTTTCACAGCGTGATAGTGGTGACCGACCGCCAGGTGCTGGACCAACAGCTGCAGGATGCTATCCAGCAGATCGAGCACCAGGCCGGCGTGGTCTGCGCCATCGACCGTCAGCAGTCGAGCCTGCCGAAGAGCCAGCAGCTTGCTAAGGCCATGCTTGATGGCGTGCCGATCATCGTCTGTACCCTGCAGACCTTCCCATATGCGCAGAAGGCCATTCTCGGCGAGCAGAGCCTGCGCAACCGCCGCTTCGCCATCATCATCGACGAGGCGCACAGCTCGACCGGAGGCAGTACGGCGGATGACCTGCGCTATGTGCTGACCGGGCAGAGCGAGGCGGAGTGGGAAACGCTTTCCAAGGAGGAGCGGCTGTCCGTCTGGCAGAGCTCGCGTTCGCGGCCGGGCAATGCCAGCTACTTCGCCTTCACCGCCACGCCCAAGCATTCGACGCTGAGTCTGTTCGGACGCCCGCGCAACCCGGCGCAGCCCGTGAGCACCGACAACCCCCCGGCACCGTTCCATCTCTACACCATGCAGCAGGCTATCGACGAGGGCTTCATCCTCGATGTGCTGAAGAACTACACCAGCTACGAGGTGGCGTTCAAAATCGGCAGCGAGATGGTCGATGACAAGCGCGTGGATGAGAAGAGCGCCGGGCGCAAGCTGGCCAAGTGGCTGTCGCTTAACCCGGTGAACGTGGGGCAGAAGGTAGAGCTGATCGTTGAACACTTCCGCAAGAACGTCGCACACCTGCTAGGTGGTCAGGCCAAGGCCATGGTGGTGACCAGCTCGCGTGCGGCAGCGGTGAAGTACCACCTGGCGCTAGAGGATTACTGCAAGCGTAAGGGCTACGACAACGTGCAGGCGATGGTGGCCTTCTCCGGTGAGGTACCTAACACGGATGTGCAGGAGCCCAGTCTGCCCAAGGATCACCAGTTCAGTGAAACCAACCTGAACACCGGCCTGCATGGCCGTGACATGCGCAAGGTGTTCGATACCCCGGACTACCGGGTGATGATCGTTGCCAATAAATACCAGACCGGCTTCGATCAGCCGAAGCTGGTGGCCATGTACCTGGACAAAAAAATATCCGGCGTGGAGGCGGTGCAGACGCTGTCGCGCTTGAACCGTACCTTCCCCGGTAAGGACAAGACTTTCGTTATCGACTTCGCCAACAAGGCCGAAGAGATCCTCGCATCGTTCAAGACCTTCTACCGCGATGCCCAGGTGGCGGATATCCAGGATCCGAACATCGTCTACGACATCAAGCAGCGCCTGGATGGGATGTTCATCTACGAGCAGGCTGAGGTCGAGGCATTCGGCGATGCCATCGTCGATCCTAAGGTGACGCACCAGAAACTGTTCTCGCTGACGCAATCTGCTACGGACCGTTTCAACGGCAAGCTGAAGACACTCAACGACGCTATCGATCAGTGGGAAAAGGACTGGGAGAAGGCTGATGAGGAGGGCAACGAGCAGGCCAAGCAATACGCCGATATGCAGCGGGCGGAGTACTGCAAGGCGCGCGACGAGCTGATGATCTTCAGCGAGAGCCTGACCAAGTTTGTGCGCAGCTACGAGTACATCGCTCAGCTCATCGACTTCGCCGACCCAAGCCTAGAGGCCTTCGCCAGCTATGCCCGCCTGCTGCGTAAGCGGCTCAAGGGCATCACGGCGGAGCAGGTGGATCTGGGCGACCTCAAGCTCAGCCACTACAAGATCAAGAAAGGCGACAACCTCAGCGGCGTAGGCGTGCAGGCGGAAACACCTGGCCTCTACGGCATGACCGACAACGGCTTGCGCGACGCCCGCGACCGCGAGAAGAAGTACCTTACCGAACTGATCGAGAAGCTCAACAACGCCTTCGGTAAGGACATCACCGATACCGATCAGGTGGCGTTTGCTGTGCACGTTTCCGAGAAGCTACGCGCCGACAGCGTGGTGATGGCCCAGGTGCAGAACAACACCATGGAGCAGGCCATGAAGGCCGACCTGCCCACGAAAGCCATCTCCGCCATCGCCGCCGCCATGAACAGCCACACCAGCATGGCGACCAAGCTGCTCAGTGACGAGTCGACGCGCGATGTGTTTCTGACGGTGGTGTATGAGCTGCTGAAGAAGGATGCGGGGGCGGATTTGCTCGGCTCTACCAGGCCAAGTGCTTAA
- a CDS encoding GIY-YIG nuclease family protein — protein MSQGRSLRLFLVDGTPNGLLTAEIMNWTGHVLTGPRSKLAELVQRPECARTGVYFLVGPDPDNSLRSQVYIGESDDVAKRLKSHNRPEEAGGKDFWERVCLVTSKDQNLTKAHVKYLESLLIGIASNLGRCELVNGTAHEYVSLPESDRADMAFFLEQIRTVLPVLGFDFLRELTKPSAPAAASTAAPVSRSPRFSLEVPRYRLSAQGQEIDGEFFVLKGSKARAEWVGTERGYQGLFKQLVDEGVLVADGGEHLNFSDDYAFSSPSAAAAVVCGRAANGRTSWVVEETGQTYAAWQDSQLNSLVSGASSPSSDD, from the coding sequence ATGAGCCAGGGCCGCAGCCTGCGTCTGTTTCTGGTGGATGGCACGCCCAATGGCCTGCTCACCGCCGAGATCATGAACTGGACCGGCCATGTGCTGACCGGCCCGCGCTCCAAGCTGGCCGAACTGGTGCAGCGCCCCGAGTGCGCGCGCACCGGCGTGTACTTTCTGGTCGGCCCCGACCCGGATAACAGCCTGCGCTCGCAGGTGTATATCGGCGAGTCGGACGATGTGGCCAAACGACTGAAAAGCCATAACCGCCCGGAAGAGGCTGGCGGCAAGGACTTCTGGGAGCGCGTCTGTCTGGTGACCAGCAAGGACCAGAACCTGACCAAGGCTCATGTGAAGTACCTGGAAAGCCTGCTGATCGGCATCGCCAGCAATCTGGGCCGCTGCGAGCTGGTCAACGGTACCGCGCATGAATACGTCAGCCTGCCCGAGTCCGACCGCGCCGATATGGCCTTTTTTCTGGAGCAGATCCGCACCGTGCTGCCGGTGCTGGGCTTCGACTTCCTGCGTGAGCTGACCAAACCTTCCGCGCCCGCTGCTGCCAGCACGGCGGCACCGGTCAGCCGATCTCCGCGCTTCAGTCTGGAGGTTCCACGCTACCGCTTGAGCGCCCAGGGCCAGGAAATCGACGGTGAATTTTTTGTACTCAAAGGCTCCAAGGCCCGCGCCGAATGGGTGGGCACCGAGCGCGGCTATCAGGGCCTGTTCAAGCAACTGGTCGACGAGGGCGTACTGGTTGCCGATGGCGGCGAGCACCTGAACTTCAGCGACGACTACGCCTTCAGCAGCCCCAGTGCGGCAGCGGCGGTGGTCTGTGGTCGCGCCGCGAATGGGCGTACATCTTGGGTGGTTGAGGAAACAGGGCAGACGTATGCCGCTTGGCAGGATTCGCAGTTGAATAGCCTGGTATCTGGAGCAAGCAGTCCATCAAGTGATGACTGA